The segment GTAAGCTAAAGAGCTCTCTACGATATCCCTCTACCTTTTCACGCAACTCCTGTACCGAGCTGTTGTGCAATTCTTGCTTTACCTGATTCATGATCCTATGCCTTTTTCACAAACTTTGTTTTCATCGGCAACTTATATGCCGCTTTTTGCAAAATGATGCGTGCTGTTGCTTCATCAACATCGGCAACCTCGCATATAATTCTTCCGCGTTTAACTACTGCTGCCCAAAATTCAGGGGAACCCTTACCTTTACCCATACGAGTTTCGGCAGGTTTCTTCGTGATAGGCTTATCAGGAAAGATACGCAAAAACATTTTTCCCACTTTTTTCATACGGCGAGAAATAGTCACACGCAGTGCTTCAATTTGTTGCGCAGTTACCCAATGCGGTTCAAGCGCTTGTAGCCCATATTCTCCAAACTGAACGTCACGCGCACCCTTAGAGAGACCTTTCATCGTTCCGCGTTGCACTTTTCTATATTTTGTTTTTCGTGGCATTAACATGGTCTCATCCCTACTTACTTAACTGGAAGTCGCCTTTGTAAATCCAAACCGTTACACCAATCACACCATACGTGGTATGTGCCGTAACCTGTCCGTAATCTACATTCGCTCTCAAGGTGTGCAATGGAATCGAACCAATACGAAGCCATTCTGCACGAGCAATTTCAGCTCCACCCAAGCGACCCGCACATCTAATCTTAATACCTTTAGCACCTGCTCTGAGAGCGCCCGCTGCGGCACGCTTCATAGCACGCTTGAAGCTCACACGACGCTCTAACTGTTCTGCTATGCTTCTCGCAACTGTCATCGCATCAGCGTCTGGATTCTCAACTTCTTGCACCGAAACTTCAACGGCGCGACCAGGAAATTTTGAAGAAATCTTTGTTCTCAAATTTTCAATTTCCTGACCCTTTTTACCAATCACAATGCCAGGACGTGCTGAGTGAATAATAATGCGAA is part of the Candidatus Babeliales bacterium genome and harbors:
- the rpsC gene encoding 30S ribosomal protein S3, whose protein sequence is MGQKVHPKGFRLGVYRDWDSRWFARGSYADQLMEDIAIRRFLAKELKNAEVSRIELEKAGENIRIIIHSARPGIVIGKKGQEIENLRTKISSKFPGRAVEVSVQEVENPDADAMTVARSIAEQLERRVSFKRAMKRAAAGALRAGAKGIKIRCAGRLGGAEIARAEWLRIGSIPLHTLRANVDYGQVTAHTTYGVIGVTVWIYKGDFQLSK
- the rplP gene encoding 50S ribosomal protein L16, whose translation is MLMPRKTKYRKVQRGTMKGLSKGARDVQFGEYGLQALEPHWVTAQQIEALRVTISRRMKKVGKMFLRIFPDKPITKKPAETRMGKGKGSPEFWAAVVKRGRIICEVADVDEATARIILQKAAYKLPMKTKFVKKA